Proteins encoded by one window of Bacillus mycoides:
- a CDS encoding phage tail tube protein, with the protein MAFLLNHLYKFDIDLGKGSATPKWTRIARGISSLDPDNNEESEENAYFDGGGASERDVIGFMMSYGFEGHRDYKDEAQNYIMRLANQTGEARKIPFRVTEPDGGIFEGRATISDIKVPGGDAVSKGEIEFTISFDGVPEYTEPVAP; encoded by the coding sequence ATGGCATTTTTATTAAATCATCTTTACAAATTTGACATCGACTTAGGAAAAGGATCAGCTACACCTAAATGGACACGCATTGCTCGCGGTATTTCTTCTTTAGACCCTGATAACAATGAAGAGTCTGAAGAGAATGCTTATTTCGACGGAGGCGGAGCCTCTGAGCGTGATGTTATCGGATTCATGATGTCTTACGGATTTGAAGGCCACCGTGACTATAAGGACGAAGCTCAAAACTACATTATGCGATTGGCTAACCAAACAGGTGAAGCCCGTAAGATTCCATTCCGTGTAACTGAGCCTGATGGAGGAATATTTGAAGGTCGAGCTACTATTTCTGACATTAAAGTTCCAGGTGGTGACGCTGTGTCTAAAGGTGAGATTGAGTTCACTATCTCGTTTGACGGCGTCCCTGAGTACACTGAGCCAGTTGCTCCTTAA
- a CDS encoding minor capsid protein, with protein sequence MIRVNVQVDTGMLESKVISATEKAQFALDQQVLKDSNYYAPEDTGELIRSGVRFSQLGEGHVEWNTPYARRLYYNPQYKFSHDTNTNAQGLWFEAAKAAHLDDWVRIVEQKTKDNL encoded by the coding sequence ATGATTCGGGTAAATGTTCAAGTTGATACAGGTATGCTTGAAAGCAAGGTAATAAGTGCGACTGAAAAAGCTCAGTTTGCTCTAGATCAGCAAGTTCTAAAGGACAGTAATTATTATGCTCCGGAAGATACTGGTGAGTTAATTCGTTCTGGTGTTAGATTCAGTCAACTGGGAGAAGGTCATGTCGAATGGAACACTCCTTATGCGCGGCGCTTGTATTACAATCCGCAATATAAATTTTCTCACGATACCAATACTAATGCTCAAGGCTTATGGTTCGAAGCTGCTAAAGCTGCCCACTTAGATGACTGGGTTCGAATAGTAGAACAAAAAACGAAAGACAATTTGTAG
- a CDS encoding minor capsid protein: MKWLIDSVKNHLDTTLPPKIMFANIKADLLDMGTNNTPRKSIAMRMIPSALGEQYFEGEIINKQFQVLVKSDNQLEVNNTTEAIARELNNVHKRVFNAIDGSYTLRRLNVYVEPNFVEKTDANEFIYTALFSVELEIGGK, encoded by the coding sequence ATGAAATGGTTGATAGATTCAGTGAAAAATCATTTAGACACTACATTACCACCGAAAATAATGTTCGCTAATATAAAGGCTGATTTGTTAGATATGGGAACTAACAATACTCCAAGAAAAAGCATTGCCATGCGGATGATCCCGTCTGCTCTTGGCGAACAATATTTCGAAGGTGAGATTATAAATAAGCAGTTTCAAGTGCTTGTGAAGAGTGATAACCAATTAGAGGTTAATAACACTACAGAAGCAATTGCACGTGAATTGAATAACGTTCATAAGCGTGTTTTTAACGCTATAGATGGCTCCTATACACTAAGACGATTGAATGTGTATGTGGAGCCTAATTTCGTTGAGAAAACAGATGCTAACGAGTTTATATATACGGCACTATTTAGTGTGGAATTAGAAATAGGAGGTAAATAA
- a CDS encoding putative minor capsid protein — protein sequence MAKPIRRSLLIHTVEYLDYKGEDDTWGGNDNYAPAITIERVRIEPKRSVVLNGNGDSVVMQTLLFHDAVHSTPVTFKEKSKVIFNGKEMTVSKVSDLYDRSRLHHVEVILV from the coding sequence ATGGCTAAACCAATTAGACGGTCATTATTAATCCATACAGTCGAGTATTTGGATTATAAGGGCGAGGATGATACTTGGGGTGGTAATGATAACTATGCACCCGCTATAACGATTGAAAGAGTTCGAATTGAACCTAAACGATCAGTTGTATTGAATGGTAATGGGGATAGTGTCGTTATGCAAACACTGTTATTCCATGATGCAGTACATTCAACTCCAGTTACTTTCAAAGAGAAATCCAAAGTCATATTTAACGGAAAAGAAATGACCGTTAGCAAAGTCAGTGATTTGTATGATCGCAGCAGACTTCACCATGTGGAGGTGATACTTGTATGA